Genomic DNA from Caloenas nicobarica isolate bCalNic1 chromosome 3, bCalNic1.hap1, whole genome shotgun sequence:
TGCAGGACATGAAGCTGAAATGGTAAGTGTCTGCAAACTGGGTTAGGAAAAATCCAACAGGTCATGAATTTTTCTTGTCAGCTAGAACAAAAACATGGTTAGAAGACTGAATTTGCTGATGTGTTAGGTTTTCTTTTATCCTATGATATGTGCTGTGTAGTCTCTACATCTTGTTCTCTTTAATGTTCCTGCATCAAGTGCTATTAATaacaaaaactgcagaaatatttgaaagaatataaaaaatttATGGACCTAACAAGATTCCTAGCCAGCTTCATCACTTGGTCACTTTATGCTGAGATTTCCTGTTGATTGTTTTGGACACTAACTTTTTAGATTCTGCCACTTGAAGCAGAGGTATAATCTCTAGAGTGCTGGAAATGTGGTTAAGTAAGGCACATCTAATAAGTAATTTTACATTGAATACCTGCAGAGAATGTAGAGCTTGGTGATGTTCATGGGctaataaaaccagaaagagtgAGCTAGACTGGTTGCAGAGTCAATTCGTGGTAGAAGAGAGCAATCTTAATAATTAGTTATGTTAATATCGTACTTCTGAAATTGTATTAAACACTAATAAACTTTAGCTTAAAATGGTAGCTTTTATAGTTATTTAGTATGTTAGACTATGTGACAATGATTGAAGCATACTTGTTTGGAttgatttctgtaattttagTTTTTGTAGATGCCTGATACTATATTAGTATGGCTTGCTAATGGGTTTTCTTGATCTTACACAACACatggggagaaggggaaagattATTAGTATGTCATTCATAAAGGCATAATTATATACCCAGATACAAATATCACTCTTGTTTGACCCTAGATTGgacattttcagaaaggaacAAAATTGTTGTTTTTCACTATAGAACACAATTATTGAATagcatttatttatgtatttccaCTTGACCAGGAGGCCAGTcttgaaatatttgtgtgtAATCATATTTGGAcataataaaaatttttttttggtatttacTTGCATTTAACTCTACATTGGAGTTGCAGTAAGTTGTAATTTGTACTGTGATTTCTAAGCCCAAGTAATTATTAATGAGCAACTTATTTCGTAAAAAGTGCTGAGGTAATAAACACTAGTaatatgaaaatggaaatatttagcACTTGCTTGTACTAATTAATATAATGCAGGTAGGATGGGGAGACtttgtgtgttttattaaaTGCAGTAGTGGCATGGTTGTCAAATAAGATTTTATTGTTCGGTTTGAAATGGCCCTGAATAATTCCATGCCTACTTAATAAACTCAGCAAAGTTATTTTGCAAgcactgttttcttaaaataatttaattgaaatttctaataaaattaattgttccATTGGAATCTTGAGGTAAAATTAAACTTTTGTGTTGCGTCTTTTGTCATGGATGAAAGcataaaaaggagaaagtcacacatatgtaaaaatatgtatgttctctcattctgttttctgcaaTTTTCCTTTCCTGGCCATTCCATGTCAAAAGCATGGCTAAATGTAAAAACGTAAAATtagaacaacaacaataacaacaacaaaaaagctgaTTACGGCATcaacaacttttatttttaccaaATCGGTTTAAAACCAATAATTCTGAATTCCTATGTTCGCCGCAGGGCTTAGAAGTCATGGAGGtgccctggctctgcctttGCCTTGCTGAGCAGATGTATAGCTCATATTTAAGGCAAGCGGCTTAATTGTAAAGAGCCTTTATGGACCCAGTGCCTGTCCTGGAGGCAGGGGTCCTGCTTTTCGGGCACTTTAGGCAGGACCAGGGCCCTTGGTCACACTGGCATGGGGCGGGTGGTCACACTAGTCCAGGCAGGCTCAGACTAAGTTTCTAGGCTGAggcctgctgctctgctggcagcgACGGTAGCTTGCCACTGTGTGTAGGTGTTCTGAATGCGTCTTCGGGCAAGTATATGAAGTGCTTATGCGATACAGAGGTCAGTATAGAAGTTCCTGTTCCCTTCTCTATGAGTATTCTTTTCATTTACTCGGCATCCTTCCTCATCATCTTCTAGAAGGTGGCGAGGGTCACTCTGACCTACTTAAGTCTGTTCGTAGCTTATGGCAGAAAGCATGTGGATTAAAGGATCTAAATTGTCGTTTTTACCATTGGACTCAAGCTGTTAGAATTCcgtctgaatatttttaatatacttagTTTCACCACAAACAgcaagattattatttttttttttccccccttcaaAAATAAGTCTTGTCTTAGCCAGGGGGATGGAGGGCAAGAAAACTCCACATTATattattcaaattaattttaaaagtatgaaggtttttctgcctttgataagttatttttgaaatacCCGAGAATATATAAAGCCTGTTCCTAggtaatgaaaaaatacttccttCTTTTGTTGTACTTTTTAAAGGAGTTTTGCCTGATCTGgaaagtgtttaaaaagaacTATTAAAGactgtatttggaaaaatataaaactcCGTTTTACCCAAATAAGTAGAAGAAGACAACAAAAGTCAAAACTTGCAGATGCCCAGTGGGCTggatacttatttttttcttatacaaAGATTTTGTTAGAACTCCTGCATTTTCTAGAATTTCTGTACAGCCTTTTAAGTTGAAAGGTCTTGACTTTGCATTTTTCCATAAGTTATCAAAGCTGGCTTTCTAGCTTTCAGCCAAATTCTTTGGCACGTGCAAGAGATGCAGTAGCTTCTTGATTTTCTGCAAATGATGTTTTGTTATCCGTAAACTTCTTTATATGTGCAGCATTTGGAAACACAGAGTTGtgtcttgtattttttaattttaactattACTTTTGGAGATGTAACTTGTTTAGAGTCTTTGATGTGAAGGAACTGGTTTGCCAATTAACTTAGAGTATTGATAAATCTTTATGTAATGGCAGCAAGGCATAAGAAACTTTGTTGAGTTCTGAAGTTAGAGAAATACATccatatttaacaaaaaaatccattttttttcaaagagagaaacaaatcCTTAAAATATCCTGCTAATATGAGGTAATTCCCTTCCCCTTACTGAACTTGGTAATTAGTTTTAAGTCTGTATCCCCTAATGTTGCTTATGAGCTTGGAGCCGTGATACAGAAGTATTTGTACAGGCAGAACCGGTGATGGGCACTAAACCATTTGATCTTCCTaggtttttgctttcttttgagaCAGCAGATGGAGAGTAGTCACCACCATGCAACTTGAGACAGACTCTGAAATGAGACTTTactgaagtttgttttttttttttttaaagctttatctCAGATGCaactctttaaatatttatgtgttAATATAAATCTGCTTGAAAAGGAAGTTGTGGTCCCTGTAATTATTTCCTCCTGAAGCAGTGGATCCAACTTGCTCTGTGGACACAAGGAGGTGGTGTATTGTGACAAAGAggatattttcctgtttaataaTGAAACTAATTCTGTTTTGTGTGAAattgagagattttttttttttctttcccctctcttttcttgcagGAGGAAAACTCTGGTCTTATGTCAGTAAGTTCCTAAACAGAAGTCCTGAAGAGAGCTTTGAAATTCCTGAACGCAGAACGTCCAGTTCAACTAAAATTTACCTGGAGCAGCCGACACCTAGTCCTAAAGAAATGGGCAGCAGCACTGATTCCCGAGACAGCTATGGGGAGAGCATGCTGAAGGTGGTCCCACTGAAGAGCAGCCTCACGCCAAGCTCTCAGGATGATAGCAGCAACCAGGAAGATGGCCAAGAGAGTTCAAAGTGGATGGACTCAGGATCCAGCTCCGAAGAAGAGTGCACTACTAGTTATTTAACGTTATGCAATGAATACGGGCAAGAAAAAATTGATTCTGGGTCTCTAAATGAGGAACCAGTGGTTAAACTGGAGAGTGAAGGTCTAAATACCAAAGAGAGAAGTTGCTTACAGAAGTGCAGCATCGTTGGCAGTGACAGCTTCACCTCTCAGGTTGCGTCTCAGGAACGAAAGCTTTTCATTGATGACACCGAGTCAGAAATAGCTAGTCCTACTAGGATATTGGACTCATTAACTAAATCCAAGAACAGCCCCATGGAACTCTTCAGGATAGACAGCAAAGATAGCACTAGTGAGCTCCTGGGGCttgattttggagaaaaattatACAACCTGAAATCAGAACCTTTGGAGCCATTATTTTCTGTCCCAGATCATGACAGAAGCTTGGATGCCCTAGAGACCAAAATGGGTGTGAGAGCTCATGACACTGTAAGCAGGGGTTCAAATGACTCCGTGCCAGTTATCTCTTTTAAGGATGCTGCTTTGGATGATGTAAATAGCATTGATGAAGGAAGGCCTGATCTCCTAATAAATTTACCTGGTATGTCTGATGAGACAGAAGAGGCAGCAACGTCAAGGCCAACAAAGTTTACAAAAACTGATAGGGACATGTTGGAAATAAAGTTATTAGAAACGCCTGATGTCTTACAATTAAATAATTCTGCAGAACCATGCAAAGCATTTGATCAAGAGCCAGATCATGTGGCACCAGAAGTGGGAGATTCTTCTCACGAGGCAGCACATGGACAAAGCGGTGTCCCTCAGGGAGCTCTTGGCACCCTCTTTACCTCTGAGCAAGAGGTAGGTAGTTCAGAGGATGGGACCCTGTTTCAAGGGCTTGGAGACTGCTCCTTAAATGTGACCAGCAAAGAAGAAAGTTTGCTTGTTTCCAGCCAGCTCTCAGGTGCTCAAGATGTTAGCTTGGATGGAGACATGTTAAGAAACGAAGCAGTCTTGCTATTTTCCGATCAAACGGAAGACTTTGGGAAAGAGGGAACAGACCCATCTTTgttatcagcagctgaaagtaAAAAGACAGCACCAAAGAGGGAAGACAAAATAGCAGTAGCAGGGGAGAAGGAAATACATCAAATTTTTCAGGACCTCGACGAAAGATTAGCGATAACCTCCAGGTTTTGTATCCCAGAGGATTGCATTCAAAGATGGGCAGCTGAAATGGTTGTAGCCCTTGATGCTTTACATAGAGAAGGAATTGTGTGCCGCGATTTGAACCCAAACAACATCTTATTGAATGATAGAGGTCAGGAActtttgcaaatgcatttctttttattcgCTGTTGCTTCCAATTAACTGAGTAGGCGTTTTATCTTGTAATTAGTATCTTCATTTCCTGTCTAGAGCTTCATTATCAGTGCAGCAAATTCACCCCCAGTAATAGCTTCTAGTACTTAATGATGCCATTATTCTTAATGATACTGTTTTTAGCTACAAAAGGAGTAATTACAGTTcacttctgcagaaaatggaagggaaaaatgttttgatttctcCTGTCGTTTTGTTTTTAGGACACATTCAGCTAACGTATTTtagcaggtggagggaggttgAAGATTCCTGTGACAACGATGCCATAGAGAGGATGTACTGTGCCCCAGGTTAGAGCAATCACCTACAATGTTTCACTTGGAAAGTAGATgagcagcttttgctttctcacGGAGCCTCTATAGCACAGAGCTTGAGATCATGCAatgtctgaattttctttttcctgaatgtCTTAAAAAGCCAGAGGGTTCATAACTGCTTTATTGCTGAgctgtggtggtggttgttaGATCATTTCCATAAAGTGTAATTTTATTGAATGTCTTGTTTAAGCAAATTTAaggaatgttttgttttcttgcagttaTTTGCTATGTGTGAATACATTCTGATAAGTGAAGAGAGCAAATAAGGGAAAAGGCAGGCTGAAAAGACAACACTGAGagtcttaaaaatacaaaaattcatACATGCAAagaacatggggaaaaaaaccaacatagCAGTTTGAAAAATACAACCCTAATAGGCTCAGAGATGCCTCTGACATTTTTGATGAGCTACAGTGGGCTTTGAAATAGTTTAGAAAGCTCTTTTCTTAGAACTGCTTTCATCAATCACGAGGGTGATAAAATCAATATCTCTTGGGTTTTTATAGCGAGGATGGCACTTGAAACCTAGCcctccctcttttcctttttccaatttattttctgctaatACAGTGGTCAAATGGTAGTGACAGCCAAAAGTCAGGTGTCTTAtaacttcacattttaaaaatttcatagCTCGCTTAAGAAAACTAGTTTTAGAGTTGAAATGAGTACTGGGAGGCTATTCAGAttatcagtttttctttttttattctgaatttgaaaTGGTAATGTACTCTCTCTGCTGAGCACATGGTCTGGCTTGGCATTGCAGCTTGGCGTGCAGGTAGTCCTCAGGCTCCAGTCTGCAAATAGGCTCAAAAATGCAGCTAAAGAATAAGAGTTATCAGCAATGGAAGACAAAAGTTCTGAACTTAGAATAAACACTGGATGCCAAAATGTGTCTTAGTCTCCCGACCGAAATAAAGTAAGGAACTGATCTCTGTGAAAAAAGGTTGTAGAATCTCAATAAAAATTTGAATGCCAGCATCTTGAGAttaacagtaaataaaaatctttgctATCCAGGTGCAAGTCAAAGGGGAAATGGCAGGTAtgacagagaaacaggaaagaaattatttgtatcTGTCAAAGCAAACTCAACACCTTCATTCTACCCTCGCCTCACTTGAATTGAACAAGAAAATTGAGGCATCCCTGCATTTGAGAATCCCAGCAATTCTTGTGGTTGTGAAATGAGAACCGTGTCCTGGTTGCCAACCCGCCGTGTTAGAAAGCGGCGTTCTCCTACCTCCCCGGCCTGGCCTTGCACAAAACTCTCCCCAGCCGGGCAGTAGCAAAGATGGAAGCGCAGCCTTTTCCCACCTTGTCACCATTAATGAGCTGTGAAAGTCAAAGCTTAATTTTTCCGTATTTTAATGAGGATCCAAAGAGAGGCTTTTTTTGCCCCCTAAGCCCCAACCAGCCAACTCCTGCAGTAATTAAGTGTTTAGGGAGTggtttaaataatatttaaaagtcCCCAAATGCAAGAATAAAGTTTTCTGTGCCATCATTATTTCCACCTCGCAGCACAGGTACGGTGTCCACCTGGGCTTTCCTTGGTTAAGTtgctctctcctctccgccCTCTCTGCCCTACCCTGAGCTGCCATTTGCGTTCTGTGTCTGTGACTGGTGAGCTACAAGATGaacatttgcaaatgcaaatattagATATATGCAAGATGGCTGAATCGATGCTGCTCTGTGATTCCTACCTTTCATATTTTTTGATCTTAATGTTATCTGTGCGAAGTCTACTCTTATTTTACTGTAGCTATTTCAAGCTAATTTTTGCATAGGAGAGTAATACTTGGTATAAGTTAGCagtacaaaatatattttggagcTAAGTGCCATGCTATTCTGAGCAATGATTTAAAACCTGTACCTTCAGTAATGGTGTATAGCTGAGTCCAAAGCAGCTTTCTTAGGGCTACTGCTGCTGGTAAACCTTGCTCTAGAACTTTTgatcagtatttaaaaaatagtcatGTTAGTGGGCTTTCTTTAGGCTCTGATGTtagggggaaaacaaacacacaaacaaacccaaaccaaaacaaacctaacaacaacaaaaagcaaaaccaaaccaaaccaacaaaaaacccccaaacttaTTTGGATGATTGTTTTTCATTGTAAGGAGTTTACCATGTCCCTGGAACATGTCTCCCCTTTAGCATGATAGCATTGCTCTACAAGCTGCTTCTTGCAATAATGATTTTGAAATTATAGTTGTGCTTCAATACGCTGAGAGAAACTGGcaagtttgtgggtttttaaaaaatatttttaattttttaaattatttattatttttattatttattattttttattattattatttaattataagttgctttttaaaactgatCGTAACTGTTCTTCACAGCTtgcttttttccagctgaaagaaGGGCTGCAGTTTTGTAGAGATGAACAAGTGATCTTTCCAAAATTTAATCAGATCTTTTGATTTCTTGTGCTACAATACAGTGACTGAATAAAGTGACTCAAAGCAAGTCTTTATCTTGTTCTGAATTTTCCTGGTGTTGCCAGTACTGTGTGCTGTTGCCTTCCCCCTGGGTACTCagccttccctctccttttctctcctgacTGAAGGGTGCAGTAAACTTGGCTGGTACAGTTTTGTTTCCATGTGTTTAGCTCGGTGTGTGTTTTCATTGGAGTTCAGGATAGAATAGGATTTGAATACAATAGCTTCCATGTTATGtgatttcagtgttttgttatTAGAAGTGTTCAGTGTTTTGTTACTTGCACTCAAAATTATCCAAGAAAGGGAAGGTATCTTTATCAAAGCTTTGCCTTTTAGGCTTTGGTGTTGGAGACTGAGAACAGGTGATGAGTCCTGGGATGCAGTTCTGTTTCTGCACTGGTTTTTGAAGAGCAAATTTCGTAGGCAGAAGAAGGAGAGGATGAATGTGAAAGTTAAACAGATTGCAGGATATCTTCAATTTAAAATAGTGGGAAATAATATTGAAGAGTCATgtgaaatacataaaaatgtatttgaaatgattttatctttttaatcaACAAGATTTCAGGTGTTACTGTTCTACAGCACAAGTTATAAAGTGCTTAGAAGTGAAGTGCCGCCTAATgacatatttaaattttaaggTGCTTTATTGGTTCAAGGAAAATATGGAATCTAAATTTGACAATTTATAGATCAGAATCTAATTCCTAGAGGGGCGAGGGATAACAATGTATTAACGTTGAAGCTTTTGAGACCCAGGGGAGAACAGAGGTCCAGCTATGTGGAGCTCGCTTTCAGGATCTAGGATTTTGTGTTTGGGGCTTTCAGTGCCCCAGGTTGTGACCTTGtattaaagcaaagcaagagTAGTTTTGGTACAGAAACAGTGATCACACCCTTGCCGTGGTGAACAGCAAGGACTTGCCGCACTCTTGTTATCCTACAAAAAGTAGAGGGGCAATGTGACTGCAGATGTAGAATGCAATGTATGTATAAAAGACTAGAACAAATGCAAACATTATAAATGAAGAAGTGTCAAAAAGATGAGGGAAGAGAGGGCTTAAAAAGCTGCATACTGTTCCCTGCTAGCAATACAATTAGTTTTGTGCGAAATAGCAATCGTGACTTTATATCGTGCATAAATTAAAAGCGGGGCTGAATGCGTTGCAAGAAGCGGCACTTCTGCGCTTTTGACGGCAGGTGGCATTGTACCATTAATGCATTTTGCTACTGCACTTGCTGCCTCCCGTTCGCCTGGCTTCACTGAAGAACTGGAGACCGAAGATGCGGTTTATTTGTAACGATTTGCATATCGAGAATTGTGCTCTCAAGCTCGGAGTCGTGGTGTGTTGTAGTGCTGTTGAATCTGTCGGTAAAGCTGGGTAACTCTTTTTACTCCTGCATAGTTCtactcagtttaaaaaaaaaaaagttcgtGCTGAACCAACTACTGCAACAACAAAGCTATCTGCAGATGCTTAAAAGTAGCGCCTGTGTTATACTTTGATTAATGGCCAAACTAAATCTTTGCTGTTCACCTATGATAAGTCAAATGTTGTTTCTCTAACCCACAAGGGAAATGATGGATTATAAATCATCCCCTATAAACTCAACACCACTTCAAGTAAAACTGTGGGGCTTTTGGCCAAGAATAAcctatttgcttttaaagaagaaattatgcACTTGTAACTGAGAATTTTTGCTGCATTAATACAGTTATGGTGACTAATATGaggggtttgtgtttgtgtttttttttttctttaactttcctcctctttgtagtaattttgttttctgaatgttttaaagTGTAAGCAGCTGATGTCTGAATATCAAGTTATTAGTGGATCTGATGAGAATGATTCACTTCTGTTTAAACAGCCCTTTGCTCTCCGTGCCCCCTGAGAACTCTTATCACATATTTgtccaaaaaaccccacaaaaactaACAGAAAACCCCTCGCATTATCCACCTGCCTGGTGGCTGATAGTATCAGCAATGTATCTCTTTATCTCTTGGTTAATGTGCCTTGGTATTCTGAAGGGGGGAAAATTCCAGTAACAGATTCAATTTACACGGACAGAAACTTGAGCAAATGCCAGCCTAGCAGGGGGGCCATTATTCTGCTCTataaataagtttaaaaaagaaacaaacacgCACACAAACCTGTAAATCAACATGTTTTGGTCTAATTGAGGGAAAAGCAAGATAGAtgaattttgaaatgcaaatgatCACCTTCTGTTATTTAAGTATTGGTTTTGCCAACTTTGTGATCTTAAATATAAAGAGTTGTTACCTTTTAAATGAAGTAATAATTATGTTCCATGCTTGATAgtcatgatttttaaaaccaaactggtaactttttaaaaaagtgctgTCATAGTATGCTTAATACCtgtgagagaaacaaaattGTCTACAGCCACAGCCTAGTCAAGACTATTTTCAACTCAAACAGATTAAATTGAAGATTTACTCATAAAGAGAAATCTTTTATGTACTTTTTCGATCTAACCTGTGAAGTGTCATGCTGTAGAAGCGGCTTGCTGGTCTAACACCTTGTGTAAACACAATGTGtgaatgaaatgttttatttacgCTCTCCGAGTTCTCGTTCCAGCAGCGGGGATGTGTTCTGTCACATCCCTGTAGTGTTTTCAGAGGACAAGATTTCACAGTGGGGCTGCCTTC
This window encodes:
- the RPS6KC1 gene encoding ribosomal protein S6 kinase delta-1 isoform X6 yields the protein MASNQSSPSRAVGLCLTSEPPVQSTLAPEQEWSKPEGERESHNLFTGSLKPKPGKQDYLEKAGELIKLALKKEQEEDYETALSFYRKGVDLLLEGVQGESSPTRREAVKRKTAEYLMRAEKISSLYHKSSEDASVPMPPGSLSSRPSWNLRSPAEELKAFRVLGVIDKVLLVMDTRTQQTFILKGLRKSSEYSRSRTTIIPRCVPNMVCLHKYIISEESVFLVLQHAEGGKLWSYVSKFLNRSPEESFEIPERRTSSSTKIYLEQPTPSPKEMGSSTDSRDSYGESMLKVVPLKSSLTPSSQDDSSNQEDGQESSKWMDSGSSSEEECTTSYLTLCNEYGQEKIDSGSLNEEPVVKLESEGLNTKERSCLQKCSIVGSDSFTSQVASQERKLFIDDTESEIASPTRILDSLTKSKNSPMELFRIDSKDSTSELLGLDFGEKLYNLKSEPLEPLFSVPDHDRSLDALETKMGVRAHDTVSRGSNDSVPVISFKDAALDDVNSIDEGRPDLLINLPGMSDETEEAATSRPTKFTKTDRDMLEIKLLETPDVLQLNNSAEPCKAFDQEPDHVAPEVGDSSHEAAHGQSGVPQGALGTLFTSEQEVGSSEDGTLFQGLGDCSLNVTSKEESLLVSSQLSGAQDVSLDGDMLRNEAVLLFSDQTEDFGKEGTDPSLLSAAESKKTAPKREDKIAVAGEKEIHQIFQDLDERLAITSRFCIPEDCIQRWAAEMVVALDALHREGIVCRDLNPNNILLNDRGHIQLTYFSRWREVEDSCDNDAIERMYCAPEVGAILEETEACDWWSLGAILFELLTGKPLVECHPSGINTHTSLSIPDHVSKEARSLIQQLLQFNPAERLGAGVAGVEDIKSHPFFALIEWADLLR
- the RPS6KC1 gene encoding ribosomal protein S6 kinase delta-1 isoform X5 — encoded protein: MYYVLLKHWNDFHRLRALSPEGRFDETVIEERRQCAEDLLQFSANIPALYNSKQLEEFFKGGEVHDGSELIGPVEPLSDSLTDNLSDCSSEVRKDLSGLDDVTLTSQSECGGFSSDSDLISLTVDVDSLAELDDGMASNQSSPSRAVGLCLTSEPPVQSTLAPEQEWSKPEGERESHNLFTGSLKPKPGKQDYLEKAGELIKLALKKEQEEDYETALSFYRKGVDLLLEGVQGESSPTRREAVKRKTAEYLMRAEKISSLYHKSSEDASVPMPPGSLSSRPSWNLRSPAEELKAFRVLGVIDKVLLVMDTRTQQTFILKGLRKSSEYSRSRTTIIPRCVPNMVCLHKYIISEESVFLVLQHAEGGKLWSYVSKFLNRSPEESFEIPERRTSSSTKIYLEQPTPSPKEMGSSTDSRDSYGESMLKVVPLKSSLTPSSQDDSSNQEDGQESSKWMDSGSSSEEECTTSYLTLCNEYGQEKIDSGSLNEEPVVKLESEGLNTKERSCLQKCSIVGSDSFTSQVASQERKLFIDDTESEIASPTRILDSLTKSKNSPMELFRIDSKDSTSELLGLDFGEKLYNLKSEPLEPLFSVPDHDRSLDALETKMGVRAHDTVSRGSNDSVPVISFKDAALDDVNSIDEGRPDLLINLPGMSDETEEAATSRPTKFTKTDRDMLEIKLLETPDVLQLNNSAEPCKAFDQEPDHVAPEVGDSSHEAAHGQSGVPQGALGTLFTSEQEVGSSEDGTLFQGLGDCSLNVTSKEESLLVSSQLSGAQDVSLDGDMLRNEAVLLFSDQTEDFGKEGTDPSLLSAAESKKTAPKREDKIAVAGEKEIHQIFQDLDERLAITSRFCIPEDCIQRWAAEMVVALDALHREGIVCRDLNPNNILLNDRGHIQLTYFSRWREVEDSCDNDAIERMYCAPEVGAILEETEACDWWSLGAILFELLTGKPLVECHPSGINTHTSLSIPDHVSKEARSLIQQLLQFNPAERLGAGVAGVEDIKSHPFFALIEWADLLR